One part of the Candidatus Anaeroferrophillus wilburensis genome encodes these proteins:
- a CDS encoding AAA family ATPase, whose translation MYCAFYGFNERPFNITPDPHFLYLNHHYREAYAHLVYGIRERRGFVVITGEVGVGKTTLIHNLLNHLDKDVEVAYIFNPILTITEFFAAIFDEFGIPERGKNKQENLRIFNEFLLTCLKKKRVPVLVIDEAQNLSLNVLEEIRLLSNLETQKNKLLQMILVGQPELREKLDRPELRQLNQRVVIRYHLPPLSPLEVKDYVRKRLLVAGAANINLFTNRALELIAKYSGGIPRLVNVIGDNALLIGYAQELRQIDDGVVGEVIADLHLSLSGSETSKMNVVPAKRKLSSLGEVLILCVLFSMVLLTFLIFKQELMCGVVCIRNLF comes from the coding sequence ATGTATTGTGCTTTTTACGGCTTTAATGAGCGGCCGTTCAATATTACTCCCGATCCCCATTTCCTCTATTTGAATCATCATTACCGGGAGGCCTATGCCCATCTGGTATATGGAATTCGAGAGCGGCGTGGTTTTGTCGTGATTACCGGTGAGGTGGGGGTGGGAAAAACCACCTTGATTCATAATTTACTGAATCACCTGGATAAAGATGTTGAGGTTGCCTATATTTTTAACCCGATTTTGACCATTACGGAGTTTTTTGCTGCTATCTTTGATGAATTTGGCATCCCAGAGAGAGGGAAAAATAAGCAGGAAAATCTCCGTATTTTTAACGAGTTTCTCCTGACCTGTTTGAAAAAAAAGAGGGTGCCGGTGCTGGTTATTGATGAGGCCCAGAATCTCAGCTTGAATGTTCTTGAAGAGATTCGCCTGCTCTCCAACCTCGAAACGCAGAAAAACAAGCTCTTGCAGATGATCTTGGTCGGTCAGCCTGAGCTCAGGGAGAAGCTGGATCGACCTGAGTTGCGTCAGTTGAACCAGAGAGTGGTGATTCGCTATCATTTGCCCCCCCTCAGTCCCCTGGAGGTGAAAGATTATGTTAGGAAACGGCTGCTGGTGGCCGGAGCTGCCAATATTAATCTATTTACTAACCGGGCGCTGGAGTTGATTGCCAAATATAGTGGCGGCATACCCCGGCTGGTAAATGTCATCGGCGATAATGCCCTGCTGATAGGTTATGCCCAGGAGCTGCGGCAGATTGATGACGGTGTTGTCGGCGAGGTTATTGCCGATTTGCATCTCAGCCTTTCAGGATCGGAAACGTCAAAGATGAATGTGGTTCCTGCAAAACGAAAACTTTCCAGTTTGGGGGAAGTTTTGATCTTATGCGTGCTGTTCAGTATGGTCCTGTTGACCTTTCTGATCTTTAAACAGGAGCTGATGTGCGGTGTTGTATGTATTCGAAACCTGTTCTAA